In Elaeis guineensis isolate ETL-2024a chromosome 1, EG11, whole genome shotgun sequence, a genomic segment contains:
- the LOC105039501 gene encoding fumarylacetoacetase has translation MGLKSFVEVPRESHFPLENLPFGVFRPKPSSATVAGDSSPPPPPRPGVAIGDFVLDLSVISAAGVFDGPLLKNSKCFLQPSLNMFLEMGRPAWKEARSTIQKLLSADEPTLRDNASLREMSLLPMSEVQMLLPAVIGDYTDFFSSMYHAKNCGNIFRGPENPIPLNWFHLPIAYHGRASSVVISGTDIIRPRGQGHPMANSPPYFGPSQKLDFELEMAAIVGPGNELGKPVDVSDAADHIFGLVLMNDWSARDIQAWEYVPLGPFLGKSFGTTISPWIVTLEALEPFVCDAPKQEPQPLSYLAEKKHVNYDIPLEVWIKPAGHEHPSIVTKSNFKHLYWTIAQQLAHHTVNGCNLRPGDLLGTGTISGPESESLGCLLELTWNAQRSLTLNGSDRKFLEDGDEVIFTACCKGRDFNVGFGTCTGKVLPALP, from the exons ATGGGGCTCAAGTCCTTCGTGGAGGTGCCTCGTGAGTCCCACTTCCCGTTGGAGAACCTCCCCTTCGGCGTCTTCCGCCCCAAGCCCTCCTCCGCCACCGTCGCCGGCGATTCTtcgcctcctcctccccctcgccCTGGCGTCGCCATCGGTGATTTCGTCCTCGATCTGTCCGTCATCTCCGCCGCTGGCGTCTTCGACGGCCCCCTCCTCAAGAACTCCAAATGCTTCCTCCAG CCTTCTCTTAATATGTTCCTAGAGATGGGACGACCTGCTTGGAAGGAGGCGCGCTCAACTATACAAAAACTTTTATCAG CTGATGAGCCAACTTTACGTGACAATGCGAGTTTAAGGGAAATGTCCCTTTTGCCAATG AGTGAGGTACAGATGCTTCTGCCGGCTGTAATAGGGGACTACACAGATTTTTTTTCATCCATGTATCATGCTAAGAACTGTGGGAACATATTTCGAGGACCAGAGAATCCAATTCCACTTAACTG GTTTCACCTTCCTATAGCTTATCATGGACGGGCATCATCTGTAGTAATCTCTGGAACAGATATTATTCGTCCAAG AGGTCAAGGTCATCCAATGGCAAATTCCCCTCCTTATTTTGGGCCCTCACAAAAGCTGGATTTTGAACTTGAAATG GCTGCTATTGTTGGTCCAGGAAATGAGTTGGGCAAACCAGTGGATGTTAGTGATGCAGCAGAtcatatttttggacttgtactgATGAATGATTGGAGTG CCAGGGACATCCAAGCATGGGAATATGTGCCTCTTGGACCTTTCTTGGGAAAGAGTTTTG GTACAACAATATCCccttggattgtgactctagaaGCTTTGGAACCTTTTGTTTGCGATGCTCCTAAACAG GAGCCTCAGCCCTTGTCATACTTAGCAGAAAAAAAGCATGTAAACTATGACATACCTCTAGAG GTTTGGATCAAGCCTGCAGGGCATGAACATCCGTCAATTGTCACAAAGAGTAACTTTAAACATCT GTATTGGACAATAGCACAGCAACTAGCACATCACACTGTCAATGGCTGCAACTTAAGGCCTGGTGATTTGCTGGGAACCGGGACCATCAGTGGACCT GAATCAGAATCTTTGGGATGCTTGCTAGAGTTAACATGGAATGCGCAGAGGTCACTTACCTTAAATGGTTCAGATCGAAAATTTTTAGAAGATGGTGATGAAGTCATTTTTACTGCTTGTTGCAAG GGAAGAGACTTCAATGTTGGATTTGGAACATGCACAGGGAAGGTCCTGCCGGCTCTCCCTTGA